In a single window of the Pandoraea pulmonicola genome:
- a CDS encoding FliI/YscN family ATPase, with product MSRHLCSSWIRHSAQLSKLHGSVIHAPLRRTFIGERCDVVLDPHHPETRLCQAQTIGFSHQDAILSILGNTQGIPRDAWIVPSGRGASPQLDDDALGTAIDSEGRVIARLAPPRHRLGQSSTLNLDATPPALARRRSVSQVFETGVRAIDGLLTCGVGQRVGIFAGAGGGKTTLMSMLIAHAKADVYVVGLVGERGREASEFIAHGIPQDKRDQTILVCSTSDRPPAERRNAAHLATAIAERYRDSGLNVLLIVDSITRYARALRDIALSAGEPPARRGFPASVFDALPALLERPGVLDHGSITAFYTVLLEDEDLGDPIGEEVRSILDGHIYLSRKLAERGHFPAIDALKSTSRVMAQIVELQHRSAASELRGKLAKLSDLQLALDLGEYQPGKDSEVDALLEARPGIDAWLRQDIDDYAAFDSTIEGLHVLTR from the coding sequence TCGGCATCTCTGCTCATCATGGATACGTCATAGCGCCCAATTGTCCAAACTCCATGGTTCAGTCATTCACGCCCCGCTGCGTCGAACGTTTATCGGCGAGCGATGCGATGTCGTGCTGGATCCGCATCATCCCGAAACACGACTTTGTCAGGCGCAGACCATTGGATTCAGCCACCAGGACGCCATCCTGAGCATCCTGGGAAATACCCAGGGTATTCCTCGCGACGCCTGGATCGTCCCGTCGGGGCGGGGGGCAAGTCCACAGTTGGATGACGACGCGCTGGGTACCGCAATCGACAGCGAGGGACGCGTTATCGCAAGACTGGCGCCGCCGCGCCATCGGTTGGGGCAGTCCAGTACGCTGAATCTCGATGCAACGCCTCCCGCGCTGGCACGCCGCCGCAGTGTCAGCCAAGTCTTTGAAACCGGCGTGCGCGCCATCGACGGACTTCTCACGTGCGGCGTCGGACAACGCGTGGGGATTTTTGCCGGCGCGGGCGGCGGGAAAACGACGTTGATGTCAATGCTGATCGCCCATGCAAAGGCCGACGTTTATGTCGTCGGCCTGGTCGGCGAGCGCGGTCGTGAAGCCAGTGAATTCATCGCGCACGGGATCCCGCAGGACAAGAGAGATCAGACGATTCTCGTGTGCAGCACCTCGGACCGTCCTCCCGCGGAGCGGCGAAACGCCGCGCATTTGGCTACGGCGATCGCCGAGCGCTATCGCGACAGCGGCCTCAACGTACTGCTGATCGTCGACTCGATCACTCGCTACGCGCGCGCGTTGCGGGACATCGCGTTGTCCGCGGGCGAACCACCCGCCCGACGGGGTTTTCCCGCATCGGTCTTCGATGCGCTTCCTGCCCTGCTTGAGCGGCCTGGCGTGCTCGATCACGGGTCGATTACGGCGTTCTATACCGTATTGCTGGAGGACGAAGACCTGGGGGATCCCATTGGCGAGGAAGTCCGCTCGATTCTTGACGGACACATCTATCTCTCTCGCAAGCTGGCCGAGCGAGGCCATTTCCCCGCGATCGACGCGCTGAAAAGCACAAGCCGTGTAATGGCTCAGATTGTCGAACTTCAGCATCGCTCAGCGGCTTCGGAGTTACGCGGAAAATTGGCCAAACTATCGGATCTTCAGCTGGCGCTCGATCTTGGCGAGTACCAACCAGGGAAAGATTCGGAGGTCGATGCCCTATTGGAGGCAAGACCGGGTATCGACGCATGGTTAAGGCAGGACATCGACGACTATGCCGCTTTCGACAGCACGATAGAGGGCTTGCATGTACTCACGCGATAA